The DNA region AACCACCACCTCCGGGGGTTTTTCCGCCGCCGCTTTCTCGACGGCGGCCTGGAAATCCGCCAAGTTCGTTATCAGGTGGCCTCCGAAACGGAGGATGACGACGCCGGGCCGCATTTTGGCCAGCTGGGCAATGCTGCCCGATTTCACGCGGCGAACGATGACCCCTTCGACGTTTTCCGGGAGGTTCAGCGCGATGCGCACGTCGGTTGTCAATTCGCGGACGGTGAGCCCGAAGTGGGGATCCTCATATTCGCCCGCTTCCTGAGCGCTGCGGGGCCGCGTTCCGAGCACCGTCTTGAGCTCGAGCGGCTGCCCGTCGCGCAGGACCTTCACCGGGAGCTCGCGTCCCGCCCCGGCCTCGCGCACGAGTTTCGTGAAACCGAGGACCTCGCGGTCAAGCTTCGCCCGGATCGGCGTGCCGTCGAATTCCACGATGACATCGCCTGCGCGCAGCCCCGACTGTGCCGCGGGCGATCCCGGGACCACCGTGCTGATAATGAGTCCGCCGCTGGCCGGCAAGTTCCAGTATTCGGCAAACCGGTCGGTCAGCGGCTGCGTGAATACGCCGAACCAGGCATGTTCCTCGGCGGTTTCGATTTCCGTTTCACTCGGCGGGTGGTCGAGATATCGCTGGAACAGGTCCGTCTGGTACACAAGCGGGTGACCGCTGCGCACGTAAAGGTCGCCGCCCTCGGCGCGATTCAGGTCGAACCCGACGACGCCCACGACGCGGCCCGCCGTGTCCACTACGGGCGCCCCGACGAAACCATAACGGACGGCATCGTCCAGGCAGTAGGTGGTGCGCGGTTTGTCCAGGATTGCGCCGATGCGCGTCTCGATGAGGCACCGGGCGTAATCGAACGGCTCGCCAAGCAGGCCGAACAGTGCCACGGGCTGCGCCAGCGCGAGCGAGACGCCCCGCGCGAACCTGACATGCGGGAGGTTGAGAGCCCGGGCGGACTTGAGCCGCAGGAATGCGACGTTGACATCGTCGGGCTTCTTGAGGAGCACGGCCTCGTACTCCTGTTCGCTATCGCCCCGGCCGAGGGTGACCCTGATGTTGAACGGCTGCGCATTCTCAAGGACCATGTGGCCGTGGGTCATGACCAGGCCATCGGGAGACACAACGAGCGCCAGCGCGAGGTTGTCGCGTTTCGTAATCTCCCCCGTATTGGGGTTGGTGACCTCGACCGCGTAACGCACGATCCCGATGGCGGGGGTGAGCCGGGCGTAGAACTCTTCCAACGCCGGCTGGACAAATCCGTCCGGTTGAGGCCGCGCCGCAAACGCGGATAACAGGAGCAGCATGCACACGGGGGCCGTACGCGCGCGGGACGGTTTGTGGGCGTATTTCGCGTGCCGCTTCATGCCTATTCCGTCTCCGTGATTGCTTCTGGCGGTTGCGGCGCCGCTCCCGCGTCCCGGTCCTGTTCGACCAATACGAAGCGGGTGAGCGCGCCGCGCTTCACGAACAGGAGTACCAAGGGCTGCCGCGACGCGACCCGCGCCTGGTATCCCTCCTGGAACTGCGCCAGCGAGGAGACCTCCTGCTTGTCCAACTCGAGAATGATGTCGCCGTCGTTCAAGCCGGCGTTGCGCGCGATGCTGCCGGGCTGCGTGCCCGAGACGAGCACGCCCTTGCTCGCGTCGAGTCCGGCCCGGCGCGCTACCGCGGGCGTCAGCGCGACCGCCGTGAATCCCCATTCCGCGAATGCGACTTCTTCGCCCTTGAGGGCGCTGCGCTCTTCCGTCACGACGCCGATGGAAACGGATTCGCCGCCCCGTTGCAGCGTAAGCTGCGCCGATTCGCCGACCGGCAGAGCGGCGATCTGCTGGCGCAACGCGGGCAGGTCCTCCGCGAACCGGGCATGAACGGGTGCGCCGTTGATCGCGGTCAACACGTCGCCCGGCCGCACGCCCGCTTCCTCGGCGGGGCCGAGCGGGTCGACGTCGGCAATGACAACGCCGCGCTGCGCGGGGTCGTCCGTGGTCGCGAGCATTTCCTGCAGGGACAGGCCGAGCCAGGCGCGGCGCACGCACTGGTGTTCCTTGAGTTGCGCGATGACCGCTTTCGCCACGGAGATTGGGATTGCAAAACCCACGTTTTCGGCCCCGCGCAAGACCTTTGCGTTGATGCCGACAACTTCGCCGTTCAAGTTCACCAGCGGCCCGCCGCTATTGCCCGGATTGATCGCCGCGTCCGTCTGGATCCAGTTGTGATAGGGTTCGGCCCCGAGCTCGGATTCTTCGAGATAGCGGTCCGTGACGCTGACGATTCCGAGCGAGACCGATCGCGCGAGACCGTGCGGACTGCCGAAGGCCAATACGGGTTGGCCGGCCTCGAGCCTGTCTGAATCGCCCAGCCGCACATAGGGCAGGGGATGTCCCACATTCAGCTTGAGCAAGGCGATATCGGTGTACGGGTCCACGCCCACCACCTCCGCCTCCACTTCGTTCTTGTCGTTGAGCACGCATTTCACGAATTTCGCCTCGCCCGCCACGTGTTCATTCGTGACTACGTAGCCGTCGGGTGAAATAATGAAACCGCTGCCGACTATGAGGATTTCCTCGCGCTGGCCGCGCAGAAAGACTTCCTTGACCGGGCGAATGTGCACGAGCGCGGGGGCAACCTTGTCCTTCGCCTGCAACACGGCGCCCGAATACCCGCCGCCCAGGGTGGCGCACGCATGAAGCAGCATCGCCGCGGCCAACACGCCCGCGCCACGCCGCGATATTCCGCGAAAGGTGCTCACAACGGCCTCCTGAATACAGCACGGATAACAACGCGCAAGGGTTTTACATGCCACGATGGAGCCCATGGGGCCGATTATATGCAAGATGCCCGCTGCTCCGCGAACCCAGCGTGATATACTCGCGCCGGTTGGATGGAGCCCGGGGCCTTCGGACATGGGACTGCTTTCGAACACGATAAAACGGCAGCGCCTGCGCATGGTCGCGCCCTATATTCGCGGCGACGTGCTCGACGTGGGCTGTGGCCCCGCCCTCATACTCGAGACGTGCCGCGCCCACATCACGTCTTACACGGGGATCGAACATACGGACGCCCGCGTCGCGGCATTGCGGCGGCAATGTCCAGGCCACACCTTCCTCGTCCGTGACCTCGACACGGACCCGCTTGCGGGGTGCGGTCAATTCGATGTGATTCTGCTCGTCGCCGTCATCGAGCACGTTTACAACCAGAAGCACCTGCTGCAGCAGCTGGCGCCCCTGCTCAAGCCCGAGGGACGGCTGGTCATCACGACGCCCACGCCGTTTGGCAACGACGTGGTCCATCGCATCGGCGCCGCGCTCGGCCTGTTCAGCAAGGACGCCGCCCACGGCCATGTGGTGATTTACAACAAGCGCAGGCTGGCGTTGCTGGCCCGTGAATTCGGGCTGACGCTCGAGCATTACCGCAGATTTCAATGGGGCTGCAATCAATTGGCGGTGTTGCGGAGGGCATGAGCCGCAGGCAGTAACGGGCAGGCAAGGCGACTCAGGCAGTGCTCGTGGCACGCATAAGCTCTCGATACGCCGCCAGGTGTTCCTGCGCAATCGTTTCCCACGAGAAGCGCTTCAGGACGCGGCCCGAGAGTTCGGCGAACAACGCTGTCTGCCCACGTGCGTCCGCGAAAAAGGCCTCGATCCGGCGCGCCAGCGCCTCGGGCGCAGACGGCGGCACGAGCCAGTTCGGGTCCCGGTCCACCCAATCGGGCAGGCCGCCCGCTTCCGACACCAGCAGAGGTTTGCGGTACGGCATGGCCGTCGCGCATACCGCACTCTGCGCGTCGAAATGACGGTAGGGCAACACGACCAGGTCCGCGGCTGCGAAAAAGAACCGCAACCGGTCTTCCGGGATGTAGTCGAGGAAAAGATGGACACGGTCCCGCAGCGCGTTCGCGTCGATGATTTGCTGATACGGCGCCCACGAGGTCCACGGCTTGCCCGCAATGATGAGGTGGACATCGCTCCGCGTGGAGCCGGGCAGCGCGAACGCGCGCAGCAGGTCCTCCACGCCTTTGTACGGGCGAATCGTGCCGAAGACCAGTACGTAACGCCGGTCCGGCGGCAGCCCGAGCGTCGCGCAGGCTTCTTCCCTGTCCGCGGGTCGGGCATCCGGCATGCAGGGGCCCATCGCGACTTGGAACACCTTCTCCGGCGGCAAGCGGTAATGTTCAAGCAGTTGCGCACGATTGATCTCGCTGTGGACGAGCACCCGGTCCGCCAACTTGCAGATAGACCGGGTGGCGCGCAGGTAGTTCTTGTCCGGTTCGTGGGGCAACACGTTGTGCACGGTGAGCACCACCGGCTTTCCCCGAATTTTCATGGCGCGGGCGATGGTCCACGTTGGGGGCCACAGCGGCCAGCTCCACCATTGCGCGTGGAATACGTCGGTCCCGGTCAGCAGGCCCGCGCGCAGCCAGCCCGCCGGGTTGTACCACGTGAGCCGGTGCTCGACCCTGAGGTTCGGTTCCTGCAAGAGCGCCTTCGTCGGGTCCATCGCCTGTTTCACGCCGGGGAATAAGAACGCCGGATACATGCGCTTGAACCCCAGCGCGTGCACGCGGCACAGGCGCGCGAGCG from Candidatus Hydrogenedentota bacterium includes:
- a CDS encoding class I SAM-dependent methyltransferase, yielding MGLLSNTIKRQRLRMVAPYIRGDVLDVGCGPALILETCRAHITSYTGIEHTDARVAALRRQCPGHTFLVRDLDTDPLAGCGQFDVILLVAVIEHVYNQKHLLQQLAPLLKPEGRLVITTPTPFGNDVVHRIGAALGLFSKDAAHGHVVIYNKRRLALLAREFGLTLEHYRRFQWGCNQLAVLRRA
- a CDS encoding PDZ domain-containing protein — encoded protein: MKRHAKYAHKPSRARTAPVCMLLLLSAFAARPQPDGFVQPALEEFYARLTPAIGIVRYAVEVTNPNTGEITKRDNLALALVVSPDGLVMTHGHMVLENAQPFNIRVTLGRGDSEQEYEAVLLKKPDDVNVAFLRLKSARALNLPHVRFARGVSLALAQPVALFGLLGEPFDYARCLIETRIGAILDKPRTTYCLDDAVRYGFVGAPVVDTAGRVVGVVGFDLNRAEGGDLYVRSGHPLVYQTDLFQRYLDHPPSETEIETAEEHAWFGVFTQPLTDRFAEYWNLPASGGLIISTVVPGSPAAQSGLRAGDVIVEFDGTPIRAKLDREVLGFTKLVREAGAGRELPVKVLRDGQPLELKTVLGTRPRSAQEAGEYEDPHFGLTVRELTTDVRIALNLPENVEGVIVRRVKSGSIAQLAKMRPGVVILRFGGHLITNLADFQAAVEKAAAEKPPEVVVFGRLGPATGFFRLEPRWEER
- a CDS encoding glycosyltransferase family 4 protein is translated as MPENRREAPSDGAPDSCGTPLCVAMLGAFPPQAQGVQDYCREIARALARLCRVHALGFKRMYPAFLFPGVKQAMDPTKALLQEPNLRVEHRLTWYNPAGWLRAGLLTGTDVFHAQWWSWPLWPPTWTIARAMKIRGKPVVLTVHNVLPHEPDKNYLRATRSICKLADRVLVHSEINRAQLLEHYRLPPEKVFQVAMGPCMPDARPADREEACATLGLPPDRRYVLVFGTIRPYKGVEDLLRAFALPGSTRSDVHLIIAGKPWTSWAPYQQIIDANALRDRVHLFLDYIPEDRLRFFFAAADLVVLPYRHFDAQSAVCATAMPYRKPLLVSEAGGLPDWVDRDPNWLVPPSAPEALARRIEAFFADARGQTALFAELSGRVLKRFSWETIAQEHLAAYRELMRATSTA
- a CDS encoding trypsin-like peptidase domain-containing protein, which produces MSTFRGISRRGAGVLAAAMLLHACATLGGGYSGAVLQAKDKVAPALVHIRPVKEVFLRGQREEILIVGSGFIISPDGYVVTNEHVAGEAKFVKCVLNDKNEVEAEVVGVDPYTDIALLKLNVGHPLPYVRLGDSDRLEAGQPVLAFGSPHGLARSVSLGIVSVTDRYLEESELGAEPYHNWIQTDAAINPGNSGGPLVNLNGEVVGINAKVLRGAENVGFAIPISVAKAVIAQLKEHQCVRRAWLGLSLQEMLATTDDPAQRGVVIADVDPLGPAEEAGVRPGDVLTAINGAPVHARFAEDLPALRQQIAALPVGESAQLTLQRGGESVSIGVVTEERSALKGEEVAFAEWGFTAVALTPAVARRAGLDASKGVLVSGTQPGSIARNAGLNDGDIILELDKQEVSSLAQFQEGYQARVASRQPLVLLFVKRGALTRFVLVEQDRDAGAAPQPPEAITETE